One Anser cygnoides isolate HZ-2024a breed goose chromosome 6, Taihu_goose_T2T_genome, whole genome shotgun sequence genomic region harbors:
- the MMADHC gene encoding cobalamin trafficking protein CblD, giving the protein MAKVLCNRARLVTYLPGFYSLVKRVVNPKAFSTAGSSGSDEPHVAATPPDLCPRTVWPDEVMGPFGPQDQRFQLPGNIGFDCHLNGTASQKKSQVSKPLPDILAEPSPSERHEFVMAQYINEFQGADVPQKQQINNAETYFENAKVECAVQACPELLQKDFELMFPEVNASRLTVLTVTQKTKNDMTAWSQEVEDEREMLLENFINGAKEICYAICSEGYWADFIDPSSGLAFFGPYTNNTLFETDERYRHFGFSVDDLGCCKVIRHNIWGTHVVVGSIFTNAEPDSPIMRKLSGN; this is encoded by the exons GTGCTCTGTAACAGAGCAAGATTGGTCACCTACCTACCAGGGTTTTATTCCTTAGTCAAAAGAGTTGTAAATCCCAAGGCTTTTTCTACAGCAGGTTCCTCTGGCTCAGATGAGCCTCATGTTGCTGCTACACCTCCTGATTTat GTCCAAGAACTGTATGGCCAGATGAAGTAATGGGTCCGTTTGGTCCTCAAGACCAGAGATTCCAGTTGCCTGGTAATATTGGGTTTGACTGTCACCTAAATGGTACTGCTTCTCAGAAGAAAAGCCAAGTTTCAAAACCTCTGCCTGATATATTAGCGGAGCCTTCACCAAGTGAAAGGCATGAATTTGTAATGGCACAATACATAAATGAATTTCAG ggTGCTGATGTTccacagaaacagcaaataaataacGCTGAAACATACTTTGAAAATGCAAAGGTAGAATGTGCAGTACAAGCTTGTCCTGAACTGTTACAAAAAG acTTCGAGTTAATGTTTCCAGAAGTGAATGCCAGCCGTTTAACAGTGTTAACAGTTACCCAGAAGACTAAAAATGATATGACTGCATGGAGTCAAGAAGTAGAAGATGAGAGAGAAATGCTCTTAGAAAAT tTCATTAATGGTGCCAAGGAAATTTGCTATGCAATCTGTTCTGAAGGCTATTGGGCCGACTTCATTGATCCATCCTCAGGACTGGCT TTTTTTGGACCTTACACAAACAACACCCTGTTTGAAACAGATGAACGCTACCGCCACTTTGGATTCTCCGTTGATGATCTCGGCTGCTGCAAAGTTATTCGTCATAACATCTGGGGTACTCACGTCGTCGTAGGAAGTATCTTCACCAACGCTGAACCTGACAGCCCTATCATGAGAAAACTGAGCGGAAACTAG